From a region of the Paenibacillus sp. R14(2021) genome:
- a CDS encoding DeoR/GlpR family DNA-binding transcription regulator: MISQTGTVYVSNLSKKLNVTQETIRKDLETLEKEGVLLRTHGGAVLNHKIPVHRQISNVDIKMSIAKAAAELVENGDIIALDSSDFSVQLAKELKDKSITVITNSISIMLELLDHENIQLITIGGYVNAQAYSFIGAVAEKSLDNYHVDKYFFSCSGFDLVQGVFEKHEGEAQIKKKFRSVADEVILMADHTQCNRKSLTFLMNIHEVSKLIIDSKLPLQQLTALKSIGINVVMSD, encoded by the coding sequence ATGATTTCGCAAACAGGAACCGTGTATGTATCTAATTTGAGCAAAAAACTTAACGTAACGCAGGAAACAATCCGAAAGGATTTGGAAACGTTAGAGAAAGAAGGCGTGCTGCTCCGCACGCACGGCGGCGCTGTATTAAATCATAAAATCCCCGTTCACCGGCAAATCAGCAATGTTGATATTAAAATGTCAATCGCCAAAGCCGCTGCGGAGCTTGTCGAGAACGGGGATATCATCGCACTTGACAGCAGCGATTTTTCTGTTCAGCTGGCGAAGGAATTGAAGGATAAATCCATTACCGTCATTACCAATTCCATTTCCATTATGCTGGAACTACTCGATCACGAGAACATTCAACTGATTACAATTGGCGGTTATGTGAATGCGCAAGCCTATTCATTCATCGGAGCAGTGGCGGAGAAATCCCTGGACAATTATCATGTGGACAAATATTTCTTCTCCTGCAGCGGATTTGACCTTGTACAGGGCGTCTTTGAAAAACACGAGGGAGAAGCGCAGATTAAAAAGAAGTTTCGCAGTGTGGCCGATGAAGTGATTTTAATGGCGGATCATACGCAGTGCAATCGAAAATCGTTAACTTTCCTAATGAATATTCATGAAGTCAGTAAACTGATTATCGATTCCAAGCTGCCACTCCAGCAGCTCACCGCATTAAAAAGTATCGGTATTAATGTAGTAATGAGTGATTAG
- a CDS encoding AraC family transcriptional regulator, which yields MGDRLGSLLRHAELQIVEFDIHRRIEMNTFNRTLPWYVMSYLKSGSAKLRIGGDVTTIAPGTVTFISPNVEHDHYKDTPDETEFLWWHFTYEIAGVMDAMKMFQIPYVFRLQKNESFEKVFMEFMESADAETSSLPLSILTRAKSLELLYIILNSAVGQSDAHANVAKSECFLDLLSRFVHSPEEPLTLRMMSDELHLHPTYVSTRFKELFGKPPMQVQREMRIQKAKALLESSELSVTEISQRLGYSELQNFTRLFKSYVGISPTQFRELNRKWRVMK from the coding sequence ATGGGCGACCGACTGGGTTCCCTCCTGAGGCATGCCGAGCTCCAAATCGTCGAATTCGACATTCATCGCCGCATCGAAATGAATACGTTCAACAGGACGCTTCCCTGGTACGTTATGTCCTACTTGAAGTCGGGCAGCGCCAAGCTGCGGATAGGCGGGGATGTGACGACGATCGCGCCGGGAACAGTCACCTTCATTTCTCCGAACGTGGAGCACGACCATTACAAGGATACGCCGGACGAAACGGAGTTTCTGTGGTGGCATTTCACGTACGAAATCGCGGGCGTCATGGACGCCATGAAGATGTTCCAAATTCCGTACGTGTTCCGGCTGCAAAAGAACGAGTCTTTCGAGAAGGTGTTCATGGAATTCATGGAATCGGCGGACGCCGAAACGTCTTCCTTGCCGTTGTCGATCCTGACGCGGGCGAAATCACTCGAGCTCTTGTACATCATTCTGAACAGCGCGGTCGGCCAAAGCGACGCGCACGCGAACGTGGCGAAGTCGGAATGCTTCTTGGACTTACTATCGCGATTCGTCCATTCTCCGGAAGAGCCGTTAACGCTTCGGATGATGTCGGACGAACTCCACTTGCACCCTACATACGTGAGCACCCGGTTTAAAGAGCTTTTCGGCAAGCCGCCGATGCAGGTCCAGCGCGAGATGCGCATCCAAAAGGCAAAGGCGCTGCTGGAGTCGTCTGAGCTGTCAGTGACGGAAATTTCCCAGCGGCTGGGTTACAGCGAATTGCAAAATTTCACGCGGTTGTTCAAGTCCTACGTCGGTATTTCCCCGACGCAATTTCGCGAGCTTAACCGCAAATGGAGGGTGATGAAATGA
- a CDS encoding ABC transporter substrate-binding protein: MKQRGKWAFGLVAAVMMFTLYGCSGGEGNKSGTGGSEGAAGNESKTASNGGEKEKVSLNFIRWSNGPALDNEEKDKVKRFNDSHPNIQVNMTMLPWDETFKKIELSLASNSPVDLFYWDVPAYAWYKKGLMQNLQPYFDRDLNMSDYDEKLFAPFKFDGQNMYVAPENYQTLVLYYNKDLFDKANVAYPTADWNWTDFLDTAKKLTIKQGDKTTQFGTTMSLGAWWGWMALSQEQGGSLTDNIHDPQKLSFNTPQTKNALQFLQDLIYKHGVAPDAAQASALGGDFMSGKIAMYVGGDWDLGTLKGTKDLHWDMTPMPKWDGQRVVPYWMGGYAMTSKTKHPDEAWEFIKWTMTDNQETLSKQQSWIPVSKSALEKANVPAWAPKGYEEARFAWKEYGTIGDIYHLRWREAQDKVIAPIDDQIFANKMTVDEGLKQMEQQVNEILAKP; the protein is encoded by the coding sequence ATGAAGCAAAGGGGAAAATGGGCATTCGGCTTGGTCGCGGCAGTGATGATGTTCACTTTGTACGGCTGCTCGGGCGGTGAGGGAAACAAGAGCGGTACGGGCGGTTCGGAAGGAGCGGCTGGAAACGAAAGCAAGACGGCCTCGAATGGCGGAGAGAAAGAGAAGGTATCGCTGAACTTTATCCGCTGGTCGAACGGACCGGCACTGGATAACGAAGAGAAGGATAAAGTCAAGCGATTCAACGATTCCCACCCGAATATTCAAGTGAACATGACCATGCTTCCATGGGATGAAACCTTCAAAAAAATCGAGCTGTCGCTGGCATCGAATTCGCCGGTGGACCTGTTCTACTGGGACGTACCGGCCTATGCGTGGTATAAGAAAGGGCTGATGCAGAACCTGCAGCCTTATTTCGACCGCGACCTCAACATGTCGGATTACGATGAGAAGCTGTTCGCGCCTTTCAAGTTCGACGGCCAAAATATGTATGTCGCGCCGGAGAACTATCAGACGCTGGTGTTGTACTACAACAAGGACCTGTTCGATAAGGCCAACGTCGCGTACCCGACGGCGGACTGGAACTGGACCGATTTCCTTGACACGGCGAAGAAGCTGACGATCAAGCAGGGTGACAAAACCACCCAGTTCGGAACGACCATGTCGCTTGGAGCCTGGTGGGGATGGATGGCACTCAGCCAAGAGCAGGGCGGTTCCCTGACGGACAACATTCATGATCCGCAGAAGCTGTCGTTCAATACGCCGCAGACGAAGAATGCGCTGCAGTTCCTGCAGGATCTTATCTACAAGCACGGCGTTGCGCCGGACGCGGCGCAGGCGAGCGCTCTTGGCGGTGACTTCATGAGCGGTAAAATCGCCATGTACGTTGGCGGGGATTGGGATTTGGGCACGCTGAAGGGAACGAAAGACCTGCACTGGGACATGACGCCGATGCCGAAATGGGACGGCCAACGCGTCGTGCCTTACTGGATGGGCGGTTATGCCATGACGTCCAAAACGAAGCATCCGGACGAAGCTTGGGAGTTTATCAAATGGACGATGACGGACAATCAGGAAACGCTCTCGAAGCAGCAGTCCTGGATTCCGGTAAGCAAGTCGGCCCTCGAGAAAGCAAATGTTCCGGCTTGGGCGCCGAAGGGCTATGAGGAAGCGCGCTTCGCCTGGAAGGAATACGGAACAATCGGAGACATCTATCACCTGAGATGGCGCGAGGCGCAGGACAAAGTCATAGCTCCGATCGACGATCAAATATTCGCCAACAAAATGACCGTCGACGAAGGCCTCAAGCAGATGGAACAGCAGGTAAACGAAATTCTAGCGAAGCCCTGA
- a CDS encoding ribokinase, whose protein sequence is MKNIGIIGSLNTDIIMKMDKLLTRGENILGEKVVIQSGGKGGNAATAVCRLGKNPILIGSIGQDHYGDIILNDLNETGIDASYIKRSAYSPTGITTILIDKFAERTMVVARGANMDLTACDIKRYARLIEDCSVLLVQLEVTEAAVIEAMKMAKKRGIPVIIDPAPAEGITMQAIKYADILIPNEQETKHMTGIEVNHIQDAYQAAQYFQHLGITNSIIKMGHRGSLVCTPSHSQFIEAIPVEAVDTVVGDTFSGALACSIADGKDLFQAAWYATIASALKVTRLGPRDGIPTSAEVETFMRIRNLPPELPITRN, encoded by the coding sequence ATGAAAAATATCGGAATAATTGGCAGTTTAAATACAGATATTATCATGAAAATGGATAAGCTTCTTACCCGCGGCGAGAACATTCTTGGGGAGAAGGTGGTCATCCAATCGGGTGGCAAAGGAGGCAACGCAGCTACCGCTGTTTGCAGACTCGGGAAGAATCCGATTTTAATCGGCTCTATAGGGCAGGATCATTACGGTGACATCATTTTAAACGATTTAAACGAGACCGGAATTGACGCTTCGTATATTAAACGGTCTGCGTATAGCCCTACGGGTATTACGACAATCCTTATTGATAAATTTGCCGAACGGACGATGGTCGTTGCGCGGGGAGCCAATATGGATCTAACGGCATGCGATATTAAACGGTATGCCCGCCTAATCGAGGATTGCAGCGTTCTGCTTGTTCAATTGGAAGTGACGGAAGCAGCGGTCATTGAAGCCATGAAGATGGCCAAGAAACGGGGGATACCAGTCATCATAGATCCGGCGCCGGCTGAAGGAATTACGATGCAAGCGATCAAGTATGCGGACATTCTAATTCCCAATGAGCAAGAAACCAAGCATATGACGGGGATTGAAGTTAATCATATACAAGACGCTTATCAGGCCGCACAATATTTTCAGCACCTCGGGATTACGAATAGCATTATAAAAATGGGTCATCGCGGTTCCCTGGTTTGCACGCCAAGCCACTCGCAATTCATTGAAGCCATACCTGTAGAAGCGGTAGATACTGTAGTTGGAGATACCTTCTCGGGGGCGCTTGCATGCTCGATAGCAGACGGTAAAGATTTATTTCAGGCAGCCTGGTATGCAACAATTGCCAGCGCGCTTAAAGTGACAAGGCTTGGTCCGCGTGATGGAATTCCGACTTCAGCGGAAGTAGAAACATTTATGAGAATACGAAATTTACCGCCAGAACTGCCGATTACACGTAATTAA
- a CDS encoding ABC transporter substrate-binding protein codes for MMNPAFRTFGKSLYAIGLASMIVLAGCSSSGDGKEGGAIKLQVPDSAIWGEESSALQVMYDKFEADHPDIKLEQVTMADDQAMSAALAAGKAPDLMLMDPSLAKERYKGGYVEPLDAYYDKYGWGDGMFGWARNAYVENGKTIGIPWNYEGLILVYNDTMFKDNGWTVPKNYGELMSLVPKIEEKGIMPFAWGSSDNPGVDDWWVTSIVNSMLGREGTKQLFSGNLNWTDPAILDGIKRYDEFWNAGYVTDKKSQAISQEDSTQLFLNAKAAMRLDGTWSLAADNNPDFEIGFAAFPSWKQDGEPIIPLGVGGGLVINSKSKHKEEVGELLNDFFDTEVVKTMAEHGIPEPIQMNYGDLNLKPNVAKALNLISEAEKAGQTGYVAWSYGPPSVVQVLESDFASVYLKKTTPEAWLANLQQLKEKDVKDNRIFALDKY; via the coding sequence ATGATGAATCCCGCATTTCGCACGTTCGGCAAATCGTTGTACGCAATCGGTCTGGCTTCGATGATCGTCCTGGCAGGCTGCTCCTCCTCAGGCGACGGGAAAGAAGGCGGCGCTATCAAGCTGCAAGTGCCCGACTCCGCGATTTGGGGCGAAGAGAGCTCCGCCCTTCAGGTTATGTACGACAAATTCGAGGCCGACCACCCGGACATCAAGCTGGAACAGGTAACGATGGCCGACGACCAGGCGATGTCCGCCGCCCTCGCGGCCGGTAAAGCGCCCGACCTCATGCTGATGGATCCGTCCCTCGCGAAGGAACGGTACAAAGGCGGCTACGTCGAACCGCTCGACGCCTATTACGACAAATACGGCTGGGGCGACGGCATGTTCGGCTGGGCCAGAAACGCCTATGTCGAAAACGGCAAAACGATCGGTATTCCTTGGAATTACGAAGGCCTCATTCTCGTTTACAACGATACGATGTTTAAGGATAACGGCTGGACCGTTCCGAAGAACTATGGTGAGCTCATGAGCCTCGTACCGAAAATCGAAGAAAAGGGCATCATGCCGTTCGCTTGGGGATCTTCGGATAACCCGGGCGTGGACGACTGGTGGGTGACGAGCATCGTCAACAGCATGCTCGGCAGAGAAGGAACGAAGCAGCTGTTTTCGGGGAACCTGAATTGGACGGATCCGGCGATCCTGGACGGAATCAAGCGTTACGACGAGTTTTGGAATGCAGGCTACGTGACGGACAAAAAGTCGCAGGCGATCTCGCAGGAAGACAGTACCCAGCTGTTCTTGAACGCCAAAGCGGCGATGCGGCTGGACGGCACATGGAGCTTGGCGGCCGACAACAACCCGGACTTCGAGATCGGCTTCGCGGCGTTCCCGAGCTGGAAGCAGGACGGCGAGCCGATCATTCCGCTCGGGGTGGGCGGCGGTCTCGTCATCAACTCCAAATCCAAGCATAAGGAAGAAGTCGGCGAGCTCTTGAATGACTTCTTCGACACCGAAGTCGTGAAGACGATGGCGGAGCACGGCATTCCCGAACCGATTCAAATGAACTACGGCGACCTCAACCTGAAGCCGAACGTGGCCAAAGCGCTGAACCTGATTTCCGAAGCGGAGAAGGCGGGACAGACCGGCTACGTTGCCTGGTCTTATGGGCCTCCGAGCGTCGTGCAGGTGCTCGAATCGGATTTCGCCAGTGTTTATTTGAAAAAGACGACTCCGGAAGCTTGGCTTGCCAACCTCCAGCAGCTGAAAGAGAAGGATGTCAAGGACAATCGGATTTTCGCTCTCGATAAGTATTGA
- a CDS encoding sugar phosphate isomerase/epimerase family protein, translating into MKLATQDRGFFGSTYEQKLSKLKELGFEGLEIDGKSLIENYSEIEKAVKATGVSISSICGGYRGWIGDFDDEQRKLAIADIGEIMKRTAEIGAAGVIAPAAFGIFSRKLPPFAPPRSAEVEREALLDSLSKLNDHALSTGSALLLEPLNRYEDHMINKLEDAASLIQEGGFRGVKVIADFFHMQIEERDISASLRETGSLVAHVHLADSNRLQPGCGHTDFRKGFRTLKEIGFEGHMAVECELAPGDGLQAYAEMANYLKACMQ; encoded by the coding sequence ATGAAGCTGGCCACGCAAGACAGAGGTTTCTTCGGCTCCACGTACGAGCAGAAGCTGTCTAAGCTGAAGGAGCTCGGTTTCGAAGGGCTCGAAATCGACGGCAAATCACTGATCGAAAACTATAGCGAAATCGAAAAAGCGGTCAAAGCTACGGGCGTGTCCATCAGCTCGATCTGCGGCGGATACCGCGGCTGGATCGGCGATTTCGACGACGAACAGCGCAAGCTTGCGATCGCGGACATCGGCGAGATCATGAAACGGACGGCCGAAATTGGAGCGGCTGGCGTCATCGCACCGGCGGCGTTCGGCATCTTCTCCCGGAAGCTTCCGCCGTTCGCTCCGCCGCGCTCGGCGGAAGTGGAACGCGAAGCGCTGCTCGATTCCTTGAGCAAGCTGAACGATCATGCGTTGTCCACGGGCAGCGCGCTGCTCCTTGAGCCGCTGAACCGCTACGAGGACCACATGATCAACAAGCTGGAAGACGCGGCGAGTTTGATCCAAGAAGGCGGCTTTCGCGGCGTGAAGGTGATAGCGGATTTTTTCCACATGCAGATCGAAGAGCGGGACATTTCCGCGAGCTTGCGGGAAACGGGAAGTTTGGTCGCCCACGTGCATTTGGCGGACAGCAACCGCCTGCAGCCCGGCTGCGGGCATACCGATTTCCGGAAGGGCTTTCGAACGTTGAAGGAAATCGGGTTCGAAGGCCACATGGCGGTCGAGTGCGAGCTCGCTCCCGGAGACGGGTTGCAGGCATACGCGGAGATGGCGAACTATTTGAAAGCGTGTATGCAATAG
- a CDS encoding AraC family transcriptional regulator, giving the protein MHDEWLSTPSPFAKATLYYPLVGGFDPCDANYYFERDNYPAYEILLITQGKGAFRHGTAWMRFGPGDCLLHNMRYPHAYKADLEDPCQLLYLVFDGSELENLWPRLFGGPVSLFPAFGAAPGAASASVVRMLRSVLDGMRTTVPHLEWEQSSSIYGLLMECARLADRDGAVLPVPSGIEQALRYVDANYLTIGSIKEIAREAGLSVYHFIRQFKKHYGFTPKEYMLQKRINHAKRLLMLTDAAVGEVAEQCGFESYNAFLHTFRNAERCSPSAFRKNWKRG; this is encoded by the coding sequence ATGCACGATGAATGGCTGTCCACGCCGAGCCCCTTTGCCAAGGCGACCCTCTACTATCCGCTCGTCGGCGGATTCGATCCTTGCGACGCCAATTATTACTTCGAGCGGGACAACTATCCCGCCTATGAGATACTGCTTATCACGCAAGGCAAAGGCGCATTCCGCCATGGAACGGCCTGGATGAGGTTCGGCCCCGGCGACTGCCTGCTGCATAACATGCGCTATCCGCATGCCTACAAAGCGGACTTGGAGGACCCGTGCCAGCTGCTGTATCTGGTCTTCGACGGCAGCGAGCTGGAAAATCTGTGGCCTCGCTTATTCGGGGGCCCGGTATCGCTCTTTCCCGCTTTTGGCGCTGCTCCCGGAGCCGCGTCCGCCTCAGTCGTCCGCATGCTTCGCTCGGTGCTGGACGGCATGCGGACGACCGTTCCCCACCTGGAATGGGAGCAGTCCTCCTCCATATACGGGCTGCTGATGGAGTGCGCCCGGCTTGCCGACCGCGACGGAGCCGTTCTGCCGGTTCCATCCGGCATCGAGCAGGCCCTAAGATACGTTGACGCCAACTATCTGACGATCGGCAGCATCAAGGAGATCGCCCGCGAGGCCGGACTCAGCGTCTATCATTTTATCCGGCAGTTTAAGAAGCATTACGGTTTCACGCCAAAGGAATATATGCTGCAGAAGCGGATCAACCATGCGAAGCGGCTTCTGATGCTGACCGACGCCGCCGTCGGAGAAGTGGCCGAACAGTGCGGCTTCGAGAGCTACAATGCGTTCCTGCATACATTCCGCAACGCCGAGCGCTGCTCGCCCTCGGCGTTTCGCAAAAACTGGAAGCGGGGCTAA
- a CDS encoding carbohydrate ABC transporter permease has protein sequence MIKRSRLIRWKGWLFILPGLLFHVFAVTIPAMLSLYLPFTEWNGISMPRFIGIDNFVEAFRDKIVGTAFLNNVKWMLFWVTIPIMIAFGLAYLLFKIKRGQTAYQSIYFSTSIITVTVAGQIWFWMYNPFSGINFYLDKAGLGFLEWPGLTIPSFALVSVLLADMWRGFGGNVIWLLAALTQNDKSIEEAAKLDGAGRFRILWNIVLPQIRPTLVVVTLLTALGAFGAFEMVYVMTGGGPAHATETLSTYYYSLSTRGQRAGYGSAIALFQMFIAFVLIAVYAYLKKKKGWDV, from the coding sequence GTGATAAAACGTTCGCGACTGATACGCTGGAAAGGGTGGCTGTTCATCTTGCCGGGACTGTTATTCCATGTCTTCGCCGTCACCATCCCCGCGATGCTGTCGCTTTATTTGCCTTTCACCGAATGGAACGGCATCTCGATGCCGAGGTTCATCGGAATCGACAATTTCGTAGAAGCTTTCCGCGACAAAATCGTCGGCACCGCATTTCTTAACAACGTGAAATGGATGCTCTTCTGGGTGACGATCCCGATTATGATCGCATTCGGCCTCGCCTATTTGCTGTTCAAAATCAAAAGGGGCCAAACGGCTTACCAATCCATTTACTTTTCGACGTCGATCATAACGGTGACCGTCGCAGGGCAAATTTGGTTTTGGATGTACAACCCGTTCAGCGGCATCAACTTTTATTTGGATAAAGCAGGTCTCGGCTTCTTGGAATGGCCAGGGCTGACGATTCCGTCGTTCGCCCTCGTTTCCGTGCTCCTCGCGGACATGTGGCGGGGCTTCGGCGGCAACGTCATCTGGCTGCTCGCGGCGCTGACCCAGAACGACAAATCGATCGAGGAAGCGGCCAAATTGGATGGCGCGGGGCGCTTCCGCATCCTCTGGAACATCGTTCTGCCGCAAATCCGCCCGACGCTCGTCGTCGTGACGCTGCTCACCGCACTCGGGGCGTTCGGGGCTTTCGAAATGGTGTACGTCATGACCGGAGGCGGCCCAGCGCACGCCACGGAGACACTTTCGACGTACTACTACTCGCTCAGTACGAGGGGCCAACGGGCAGGGTACGGCTCCGCGATCGCGTTGTTCCAAATGTTCATCGCGTTCGTCTTGATCGCCGTTTACGCCTACTTGAAGAAGAAGAAAGGCTGGGATGTGTAA
- a CDS encoding phytanoyl-CoA dioxygenase family protein: MNLHGLTIEQKLLWERDGYLVLDGFLAAGEVDYYNERLDHAFKVWETKGGYNPSSGQLTNVQQVCGVIEYDDALLQLMENARMMSILRDILGNSFVMIDNDGMIKPPQKEAHTNWHRDTSSQLFVNEKKVPFMAKVFYFLSDVNYDGGCLAFLPGSVHMTNEQLPKVQKQEDMPGHTRMSVKAGTAVIFNGYTYHSALNNYTNETRRSLIYNYAPSFLRTWPGYEPSEELKAKADTKLRQMLLGMLPWTDDPKAFEEPAEAKA; encoded by the coding sequence ATGAATCTGCATGGTCTAACGATTGAACAGAAGCTTCTGTGGGAACGAGACGGTTATCTGGTACTGGATGGCTTTTTGGCTGCCGGCGAGGTCGATTATTATAACGAGCGATTGGACCACGCCTTTAAGGTATGGGAAACCAAAGGTGGATATAATCCGTCCTCCGGTCAATTAACTAACGTCCAGCAGGTATGCGGCGTCATTGAATATGACGATGCTCTGCTTCAATTAATGGAAAACGCACGGATGATGTCCATTTTGCGCGACATCCTCGGCAACTCCTTCGTCATGATCGATAATGACGGCATGATCAAGCCTCCGCAAAAGGAAGCCCATACGAACTGGCACCGGGATACGAGCAGCCAGCTTTTCGTGAACGAGAAGAAAGTCCCGTTCATGGCCAAGGTTTTCTATTTCCTTTCCGACGTGAACTATGACGGAGGCTGCCTCGCCTTCCTTCCGGGGAGCGTGCATATGACCAACGAGCAGCTGCCGAAGGTGCAGAAGCAGGAAGATATGCCCGGCCACACGCGGATGAGCGTCAAAGCCGGTACGGCCGTTATCTTTAACGGATATACCTACCATTCGGCACTCAACAACTACACGAATGAAACCCGCCGTTCGCTCATTTACAATTACGCGCCGTCCTTCCTTCGGACGTGGCCCGGCTACGAGCCTTCCGAGGAGCTCAAGGCCAAAGCCGACACCAAGCTGCGCCAAATGCTGCTCGGGATGCTGCCGTGGACGGACGATCCGAAAGCATTCGAAGAGCCGGCGGAAGCGAAGGCCTAA
- a CDS encoding zinc-binding dehydrogenase codes for MPKQLIAQAPRKAVITDYEDREIKLNEVRVRVEHASPKHGSELAGFRGESPHTADYFDEKDGWNLFLPRDPKDISADGGFGRWNLGNQWVGVVTEAGSEVSAYKIGDRVCGYGGIRETHVVNAVDNYYLKKMPERMSWKNAVCFDPAQFALGGIRDANVRAGDRVAVFGLGAIGQIAAQLAKMAGASWVAVVDPIEGRRAVALRNGADAAFDPANEDVGLELKKATGKLGVDVIIETSASEFALQQALRGLAYGGTIAFVGWARAFKGGLDLGREAHFNNAKIVFSRACSEPNPDYPRWSWRRIEDVCWDILSKELIDCEDVISPVVPFAQSAEGYEQYVDRRPDLSIKLGVSF; via the coding sequence GTGCCCAAACAATTGATCGCGCAAGCCCCGCGCAAAGCTGTGATTACGGATTACGAGGATCGGGAGATCAAGCTGAACGAAGTGAGGGTGCGCGTCGAGCACGCTTCGCCGAAGCACGGCTCCGAGCTAGCGGGTTTCCGTGGAGAAAGCCCGCATACGGCCGATTACTTCGACGAGAAGGACGGCTGGAACCTGTTCTTGCCCCGCGATCCAAAGGATATTTCGGCGGACGGCGGATTCGGCCGCTGGAACCTCGGCAACCAATGGGTCGGCGTCGTTACCGAAGCGGGCTCCGAGGTGTCGGCATACAAGATCGGCGACCGGGTTTGCGGCTACGGCGGCATCCGTGAGACGCATGTCGTGAACGCGGTGGACAATTATTATTTGAAGAAAATGCCCGAAAGGATGTCGTGGAAAAACGCGGTGTGCTTCGATCCGGCCCAGTTCGCCCTCGGCGGCATCCGCGACGCCAACGTTCGCGCGGGCGACCGCGTCGCGGTATTCGGGCTCGGTGCAATCGGCCAAATCGCGGCTCAGCTGGCCAAGATGGCGGGCGCGAGCTGGGTGGCGGTTGTCGATCCGATCGAAGGACGCCGAGCGGTCGCGCTCCGGAACGGCGCGGACGCGGCATTCGATCCGGCGAACGAAGATGTCGGCCTCGAGCTCAAGAAAGCGACCGGCAAGCTCGGCGTCGACGTCATCATCGAGACGAGCGCCAGCGAATTCGCGCTTCAGCAAGCGCTGAGAGGACTCGCGTACGGCGGCACGATCGCGTTCGTCGGCTGGGCGAGAGCATTCAAGGGCGGTTTGGATCTGGGCCGCGAAGCGCATTTCAACAACGCCAAGATCGTCTTCTCCCGCGCGTGCAGCGAACCGAATCCGGACTACCCGCGCTGGAGCTGGCGCCGGATCGAAGACGTCTGCTGGGACATTCTGTCCAAAGAGCTCATCGATTGCGAAGACGTCATCAGCCCCGTCGTGCCGTTCGCGCAATCGGCGGAAGGCTACGAGCAGTACGTCGATCGGCGTCCGGACCTAAGCATCAAACTGGGCGTCTCGTTTTAA
- a CDS encoding carbohydrate ABC transporter permease — MMLRFNWRHIPLLIVAAYSLFPMLLLLMNAFKKKAEISKNPLGWPKFWTFENFSRAWQQGHFDVAYMNTLIITGMTVVLVCVLCGFAAYGLTFLSMPGSGAFLAYLFITMSMPIGFIPIFFMEIKLNLINTYWGVIIPFVGGAFAFNVFLLRAFMLGIPKDLLESATVDGCGAMKTFFQIILPLAQPAFVVVAIFTTLSSWNEIFLSNAILQTDTMKTVSVAYLNFTSKYNTNWALMAAGGILTVVPMVVLFLLMTKKFVSGLQEGSVKF, encoded by the coding sequence ATGATGCTCAGGTTCAATTGGCGGCATATTCCGCTATTGATCGTCGCGGCTTACTCGCTGTTCCCGATGCTTCTTCTCCTCATGAACGCGTTCAAGAAAAAAGCCGAGATCTCGAAAAACCCGTTAGGCTGGCCGAAGTTTTGGACGTTCGAAAACTTCTCGCGCGCTTGGCAGCAAGGCCATTTCGACGTCGCTTACATGAACACGCTGATCATTACCGGAATGACCGTCGTACTCGTCTGCGTCTTGTGCGGCTTCGCCGCCTACGGACTGACGTTCTTGAGTATGCCGGGCTCTGGCGCTTTTCTCGCCTATCTGTTCATCACGATGAGCATGCCGATCGGTTTCATCCCGATTTTCTTCATGGAAATCAAGCTGAACCTGATCAATACGTATTGGGGCGTCATCATCCCGTTCGTCGGAGGCGCGTTCGCGTTTAACGTGTTCCTGTTGCGGGCGTTCATGCTCGGCATTCCGAAAGATTTGCTGGAGTCGGCGACGGTGGACGGCTGCGGCGCGATGAAGACGTTTTTCCAAATCATTTTGCCGCTTGCCCAACCCGCTTTCGTCGTCGTCGCGATTTTCACGACCCTGTCTTCCTGGAACGAAATTTTCCTTTCCAACGCGATCCTGCAAACGGATACGATGAAGACCGTGTCGGTCGCCTACTTGAATTTCACAAGCAAGTACAATACGAACTGGGCTCTCATGGCTGCGGGAGGCATCTTGACCGTCGTGCCGATGGTCGTCTTGTTCCTTCTCATGACGAAGAAGTTCGTCAGTGGGCTGCAAGAGGGCAGCGTCAAGTTTTGA